One genomic window of Clostridium taeniosporum includes the following:
- the amrA gene encoding AmmeMemoRadiSam system protein A: MNNIQGYYLMPHPPIIIPDIGKGEEKKIELTSKSCDEIGKDISNLKPETIVIITPHSTMFSDAIAISNEHRIKGDLSKFRCSNIKMDIKIDTEFNNELIKLCTEFEVPVAPINSEFLVRFNRKYELDHGTIVPLYFINKYYNDYNLVHVTYSMIGDLNLYKFGMNLKKAAEALNRKVVIIASGDLSHKLKNHGPYIYSPFGEKFDNELLNNLKNGDFLDVFNMNKDLIEEAGECGFNSTIILLGSMDGKEVKGDLLSYEGTFGVGYGVMKFNINNDKESIFNFIIKSKEEKLKRKLNSSNSYVKLARESLIYYFKNNRKMTDLSNVPQELLNEKHGVFVSLKKFGNLRGCIGTILPTTDNVAQEIIRNSIEAAINDPRFMSVVEDELKDLDISVDVLMEATLCSKEELDPKKYGVIVTSGYKRGLLLPDLEGVDTIESQLSIACNKAGINEGEKYEIEKFEVIRYKEGE, from the coding sequence ATGAATAATATACAAGGCTATTATTTGATGCCACATCCACCTATAATAATTCCTGACATAGGAAAAGGAGAAGAAAAGAAAATTGAATTAACTTCAAAGTCATGTGATGAAATAGGTAAAGACATAAGTAATTTAAAACCTGAGACAATAGTTATTATAACTCCACATTCAACAATGTTTTCAGATGCAATAGCTATATCTAATGAACATAGAATAAAAGGAGATTTAAGTAAATTTAGATGTTCTAATATAAAAATGGATATTAAAATTGATACTGAATTTAATAATGAGCTTATAAAATTGTGTACTGAATTTGAAGTTCCAGTTGCACCTATAAATTCAGAGTTTTTAGTAAGATTTAATAGAAAATATGAATTGGATCATGGAACAATAGTACCGTTATATTTTATAAATAAGTATTATAATGATTACAATTTGGTTCATGTAACTTATTCTATGATTGGTGATTTAAATTTATATAAATTTGGAATGAATTTAAAGAAAGCAGCAGAAGCTTTAAATAGAAAAGTGGTAATAATAGCTAGTGGCGATTTATCACATAAACTTAAAAACCATGGACCATATATTTATTCACCTTTTGGAGAAAAATTTGATAATGAACTTTTAAATAATCTTAAAAATGGTGATTTTTTGGATGTATTTAATATGAATAAAGATCTTATAGAAGAAGCAGGTGAATGTGGTTTTAATTCAACTATTATACTTTTAGGAAGTATGGATGGAAAAGAAGTAAAAGGAGATTTATTATCATATGAAGGAACATTTGGAGTGGGATATGGTGTGATGAAATTTAATATTAATAATGATAAAGAAAGTATTTTTAATTTTATAATCAAATCTAAAGAAGAAAAATTAAAAAGAAAATTAAATTCTTCAAATTCATATGTAAAATTAGCTCGTGAAAGTTTAATTTATTACTTCAAAAACAATAGAAAAATGACAGATTTATCTAATGTACCACAAGAATTATTAAATGAAAAACATGGTGTTTTTGTATCATTAAAAAAGTTCGGTAATTTAAGAGGATGTATAGGGACAATATTACCAACAACAGATAATGTAGCACAAGAAATTATTAGAAATTCAATAGAAGCAGCAATAAATGATCCTAGATTTATGAGTGTAGTAGAAGATGAATTAAAGGATTTAGATATATCTGTAGATGTTCTAATGGAAGCAACTTTATGTAGTAAAGAAGAATTGGATCCTAAAAAATATGGAGTAATAGTTACTTCAGGATATAAAAGAGGATTATTACTTCCAGATCTTGAAGGGGTAGATACTATAGAAAGTCAATTAAGTATAGCTTGCAATAAAGCAGGAATAAATGAAGGTGAAAAATATGAAATAGAGAAATTTGAAGTTATAAGATATAAAGAAGGTGAATAG
- the amrS gene encoding AmmeMemoRadiSam system radical SAM enzyme, producing the protein MKHKVLFYEELQDKIKCKLCPHNCIIGDNKFGICKVRTNSDNELFAVNYGEVTSIAIDPIEKKPLYHFKPSKNILSIGSFGCNMTCSFCQNYEISQNKPKTQYISIEELIKTIQTLENNVGIAFTYNEPFMWYEYMYDTAKKIKEYNKNIDVVIVTNGYINEEPLIKILPFVDAMNIDLKGYTNRYYNKICGAKLEPVLKTIKKCNEYCHVEITTLLVNDENDSLEETSQIAQFISDVNKDIPLHLSRYFPRYKMQNEATEIEKIIKAREEAKKYLNNVYIGNVQGVDNNTYCKKCGKLLIKRDGYITEVYIKNNKCSKCGEELNIII; encoded by the coding sequence TTGAAGCATAAAGTATTATTTTATGAAGAATTACAAGATAAAATTAAATGTAAATTGTGTCCTCATAACTGTATAATAGGGGACAATAAATTTGGAATATGTAAAGTAAGGACTAATAGTGATAATGAATTATTTGCTGTAAATTATGGTGAAGTCACATCAATAGCAATAGACCCAATAGAGAAAAAGCCCCTATACCATTTTAAACCTTCTAAAAACATATTATCAATTGGAAGCTTTGGATGTAACATGACATGTAGTTTTTGTCAAAACTATGAAATATCTCAAAATAAACCCAAGACACAGTATATAAGTATAGAAGAATTGATTAAAACTATACAAACTCTAGAAAATAATGTTGGAATTGCATTTACTTACAATGAACCCTTTATGTGGTATGAATATATGTATGATACTGCTAAAAAAATAAAGGAATATAACAAAAACATAGATGTAGTTATAGTGACTAACGGATATATAAATGAAGAACCATTAATTAAAATATTACCATTTGTTGATGCCATGAATATAGATTTAAAGGGCTATACAAATAGATATTATAATAAAATATGTGGTGCTAAATTAGAACCAGTTCTTAAAACTATAAAAAAATGCAATGAATATTGTCATGTTGAGATAACTACATTATTGGTTAATGATGAAAATGATTCTTTAGAAGAGACTTCACAAATAGCACAATTTATATCAGATGTAAATAAAGATATACCTCTTCATTTAAGTAGGTATTTTCCAAGATATAAAATGCAAAATGAGGCAACTGAAATAGAGAAAATAATTAAAGCAAGAGAAGAAGCTAAAAAATACTTAAATAATGTATATATAGGAAATGTACAGGGAGTAGATAACAATACTTATTGTAAAAAATGTGGCAAACTTCTTATAAAAAGAGACGGATATATTACTGAAGTTTATATTAAAAATAATAAATGTAGTAAATGTGGAGAAGAATTAAATATAATTATATAG
- a CDS encoding 6-phospho-beta-glucosidase, translating to MNNKQIKIVTIGGGSSYTPELIEGFIKRSNELPIREIWLVDIEDGKEKLEIVGAMAKRMVKAAKLNWKVNLTLDRKKALKDADFVTTQFRVGLLDARIKDERIPLSHGLIGQETNGAGGMFKAFRTIPVILDIIKDMKELCPNAWLINFTNPAGMITEAVIKYGDFNKTIGLCNVPINCIKQDSKALEIKEEDLFFKFGGINHFHYHRVWDRKGNERTKELIELLYNPINADSNNEAVVANIKESKFLYEQIKDLGVLPCPYHNYYYATDDMLKEELEGFLKGQTRAEVVKKTEEELFELYRDVNLDYKPEQLTKRGGAYYSDSACEVISSIFNDKRKVMVVSTLNNGALLDLPYDSVVEVSSIITSHGPEPISFGKLNTSLKGMLQLMKSMEKETILAAISGDYNKALQAFTINPLVPSGKIAKEVLNELFLAHKKYLPQFHYIIEKLEK from the coding sequence ATGAATAATAAACAAATAAAAATAGTTACTATTGGTGGCGGTTCAAGTTACACTCCTGAATTAATTGAAGGATTTATAAAACGTAGTAATGAACTCCCAATTAGAGAAATTTGGCTTGTAGATATTGAAGATGGAAAAGAAAAGCTAGAAATTGTAGGTGCTATGGCTAAAAGAATGGTTAAAGCTGCTAAATTAAACTGGAAAGTCAATTTAACTTTAGATAGAAAAAAGGCATTAAAAGATGCAGATTTTGTAACAACTCAATTTCGTGTAGGTCTTTTAGATGCAAGAATTAAAGATGAGAGAATACCTTTAAGTCATGGATTAATAGGACAAGAAACAAATGGTGCAGGTGGAATGTTTAAAGCTTTTAGAACAATCCCTGTTATTTTAGATATAATTAAGGACATGAAAGAATTATGTCCAAATGCATGGCTTATAAACTTTACTAATCCAGCAGGAATGATAACTGAGGCTGTTATTAAATATGGAGACTTTAATAAAACAATTGGACTATGTAATGTACCTATAAATTGTATAAAACAAGATAGTAAAGCCTTAGAAATTAAAGAAGAAGATTTATTTTTTAAGTTTGGAGGTATAAATCATTTTCATTATCATAGAGTGTGGGATAGGAAAGGAAATGAAAGAACCAAGGAATTAATAGAATTGTTATATAATCCAATTAATGCAGATTCAAATAATGAAGCAGTAGTAGCTAATATTAAAGAATCGAAATTTCTATATGAACAAATAAAAGACTTAGGGGTGTTGCCTTGTCCTTATCACAATTATTATTATGCTACTGATGATATGTTAAAAGAAGAATTAGAAGGTTTTTTAAAAGGACAAACAAGAGCAGAGGTTGTAAAAAAGACAGAAGAAGAATTATTTGAATTATATAGAGATGTTAATTTAGACTATAAACCAGAGCAATTAACTAAAAGAGGTGGAGCTTATTATAGTGACTCAGCTTGTGAAGTTATAAGCTCAATATTTAATGATAAGAGAAAAGTTATGGTAGTTAGTACATTAAATAATGGTGCACTTTTAGATTTGCCATATGATTCTGTTGTAGAAGTTTCAAGCATAATAACATCTCATGGGCCAGAACCAATAAGTTTTGGTAAGTTAAATACATCATTAAAAGGTATGCTCCAATTAATGAAATCAATGGAGAAGGAAACTATTTTAGCAGCAATTAGTGGAGATTATAATAAAGCACTACAAGCTTTTACAATAAATCCATTAGTACCAAGTGGTAAAATAGCAAAAGAAGTATTAAATGAACTATTTTTAGCACATAAAAAGTATTTACCACAATTTCATTATATAATAGAGAAACTAGAAAAGTAA
- a CDS encoding sigma 54-interacting transcriptional regulator — protein MEGISRKEEVMEKLLELENKSQNGVTAIELSSYMHLDRTNISRYLNELYKDKKLNRKNGRPVRYSSIKANDKIILCDNEENKSINKKDSLEMLIGSNHSLKLPVQQAKAAILYPPRGLNTLILGETGVGKSLFAEVMYEFAKESNIISDNAPFVRFNCADYADNPQLVVGQIFGVKKGAFTGADSDKEGLLKKADGGIFFLDEIHRLSPQGQEMLFTFIDKGYFRALGDTEKKIKVEVQIIAATTESPQSFLLKTFTRRIPMTILLPSLRERMMEERYRLLSEFIVAESLRLGKSIYVSKNAIISFLLYDCPNNIGQLKSDIQLSCAKAFLNYKINNSNYILIDQEDLQLRVQKGIMKIQDHRKEIDNIMKNMNDILRFSSKDNIERNFELEFGDSGNIKNKSFYSIIEDKIELLKDQGMDEDSINSILNIDFEKYFKKYISNISINLKKEEISKIVGLRIIRVVEKMLSIASKKLNIDFNQKVYFGLSLHLQGSIERIISGKRIYNPKLNVIRVHYRDEFIVAMDIVKIIEKEFNIDVPLDEIGYITMFLSACNDDVCEEVEEKVSVLVMMHGKSSATSIAEVANTLIGEKYIQALDMPLTMKAEVMFEQAKEKIKEMNVKKGILILVDMGSLINFGNIISNELGIRVKTLDMVTTLIVIEAGRKALNGRSLDSIYNSCKEIGRTSIQMSKEYYNGDKEFIIITTCFTGEGAAERIKTRISCNLKNIEKVNIVPLDILDKGDFLKKISELKEKYIILAIVGTVNMSIEGVPFIAAQDIFMEEGVKELDDLIEMECDFSKVRKALENEITSINCIKLIGDIRNIIQGIEECLNIKIQHDVQIGILIHISFLMDKVKNGIDQTSFNDLEEYRYKHLKEFLLVRKNLCILENNYNIQIGDDELAYIVRMVIENTL, from the coding sequence GTGGAGGGAATAAGTAGAAAAGAAGAAGTAATGGAAAAACTACTAGAACTTGAAAATAAAAGTCAAAATGGAGTTACAGCCATAGAATTAAGTTCATATATGCATTTAGATCGTACTAATATAAGTAGATATTTAAATGAATTGTATAAAGATAAAAAATTAAATAGAAAAAATGGTAGGCCTGTTAGATATAGCAGTATAAAAGCTAATGATAAAATAATTTTATGTGATAATGAAGAAAATAAAAGCATAAATAAAAAAGATAGTTTAGAGATGCTTATTGGTTCAAATCATTCATTGAAATTACCAGTTCAGCAAGCTAAAGCAGCAATATTATATCCACCTAGAGGACTTAACACTTTAATACTAGGTGAAACAGGAGTTGGAAAATCACTTTTTGCAGAAGTTATGTATGAGTTTGCTAAAGAATCTAATATTATATCAGATAATGCACCTTTTGTTAGATTTAATTGTGCAGATTATGCAGATAATCCTCAATTAGTTGTTGGACAAATATTTGGAGTAAAAAAAGGAGCATTTACTGGTGCTGATAGTGATAAAGAAGGATTGTTAAAAAAAGCAGATGGTGGAATATTTTTTTTAGATGAGATACATAGATTATCTCCACAAGGACAGGAGATGCTTTTTACATTTATTGATAAGGGATATTTTAGAGCATTAGGAGATACAGAGAAGAAAATAAAAGTAGAAGTACAAATTATAGCAGCAACTACAGAATCACCACAATCATTTCTTTTAAAAACATTTACTAGAAGAATTCCAATGACAATATTATTACCTTCTCTTAGAGAAAGAATGATGGAAGAGAGGTATAGACTTTTAAGTGAATTTATAGTAGCAGAATCATTAAGACTTGGAAAAAGCATATATGTGAGCAAAAATGCTATAATATCATTTTTGTTATACGATTGTCCAAATAATATAGGACAATTAAAAAGTGATATTCAATTATCTTGTGCTAAAGCATTTTTAAACTATAAAATAAATAATAGTAACTATATTCTAATAGATCAAGAAGATCTACAGCTTAGAGTTCAAAAAGGAATAATGAAAATTCAAGATCATAGAAAAGAAATAGATAATATAATGAAGAATATGAATGATATTTTAAGATTTTCTAGTAAAGACAATATAGAAAGAAATTTTGAGTTAGAGTTTGGTGATTCGGGAAATATAAAAAACAAAAGTTTTTATTCAATAATAGAAGATAAAATTGAATTATTAAAAGATCAAGGAATGGATGAAGATAGTATTAATAGTATTTTAAATATTGATTTTGAAAAATATTTTAAGAAATATATAAGTAATATAAGTATCAATTTAAAAAAAGAAGAGATTTCTAAGATAGTAGGCTTAAGGATAATAAGAGTTGTTGAAAAAATGTTATCAATAGCTTCTAAAAAGTTAAATATAGATTTTAATCAAAAAGTTTATTTTGGACTTTCACTTCATTTGCAAGGTAGTATTGAAAGAATTATATCAGGTAAAAGAATATATAATCCAAAACTTAATGTTATAAGAGTACATTATAGAGATGAATTTATAGTAGCAATGGATATAGTAAAGATAATAGAAAAAGAATTTAATATAGATGTTCCATTAGATGAAATAGGATATATAACCATGTTTTTATCTGCATGTAATGATGATGTTTGTGAGGAAGTTGAAGAAAAAGTTAGCGTTCTTGTTATGATGCATGGAAAAAGCAGTGCAACAAGTATTGCTGAAGTAGCCAATACACTTATAGGAGAAAAATATATACAAGCATTAGATATGCCATTAACAATGAAGGCAGAGGTTATGTTTGAGCAAGCTAAAGAAAAAATTAAAGAAATGAATGTAAAGAAAGGCATATTAATATTAGTTGATATGGGGTCTTTGATTAATTTTGGAAATATAATTAGCAATGAATTAGGCATTAGAGTTAAAACGTTAGATATGGTAACAACACTAATAGTTATAGAAGCTGGAAGAAAAGCTTTGAATGGAAGAAGTTTAGATTCTATTTATAATTCATGTAAAGAAATAGGAAGAACATCAATACAAATGTCTAAGGAATATTATAATGGTGACAAAGAATTTATAATAATAACAACATGTTTTACAGGAGAAGGAGCTGCTGAAAGAATAAAAACAAGAATAAGCTGCAATTTGAAAAATATAGAAAAAGTTAATATAGTACCACTTGATATCTTGGATAAAGGTGATTTCTTAAAAAAGATAAGTGAATTAAAAGAAAAGTATATAATACTAGCTATTGTTGGAACTGTAAATATGTCTATTGAGGGAGTGCCTTTTATAGCAGCACAGGATATATTTATGGAAGAAGGAGTAAAAGAGTTAGATGATTTAATTGAAATGGAATGTGATTTTTCAAAAGTTAGAAAAGCACTAGAAAATGAGATAACAAGCATTAATTGTATAAAGTTAATTGGAGATATTAGAAACATAATACAAGGAATAGAAGAGTGTTTAAATATTAAAATTCAACATGATGTACAAATTGGAATACTAATTCATATAAGTTTTCTTATGGATAAGGTGAAAAATGGAATAGATCAAACAAGTTTTAATGATTTAGAAGAATATAGATATAAACATTTGAAAGAGTTTTTACTTGTTAGAAAGAATTTGTGTATTTTAGAGAATAACTATAATATTCAAATTGGTGATGATGAACTAGCGTATATAGTTAGAATGGTTATAGAAAATACATTGTGA
- a CDS encoding PTS sugar transporter subunit IIB, which translates to MKKNREGGFKMKKILLVCCAGMSTSLLVSKMQAAAKEKGIECSIEATGEAKVKDHVDGIDILLLGPQVRFLLKQFQKSLADKNIPVEVINTIDYGTMNGKKVLERALELIDNK; encoded by the coding sequence ATGAAAAAGAACAGAGAAGGAGGCTTTAAAATGAAAAAGATATTATTAGTTTGCTGTGCAGGAATGTCTACAAGTTTATTGGTATCTAAAATGCAAGCAGCTGCTAAAGAAAAAGGTATTGAATGTAGTATTGAAGCAACAGGTGAAGCAAAAGTTAAAGATCATGTAGATGGTATTGATATTTTGTTGTTAGGTCCACAAGTTAGATTTTTATTGAAACAATTTCAAAAAAGTTTAGCAGATAAAAATATTCCAGTAGAAGTTATAAATACAATTGATTATGGAACAATGAATGGTAAAAAAGTTTTAGAAAGGGCTTTGGAACTTATAGACAATAAATAA
- a CDS encoding PTS lactose/cellobiose transporter subunit IIA has product MEEIIMNLIVYSGEVRSYSMEAIQYAKKGDIKKAKELIEKADEEMSKAHNVQSSLIQKEAGGEKIEVSLLMVHAQDHLMTSMTVKSLAVEFIDMYEKFNDRLKD; this is encoded by the coding sequence ATGGAAGAAATAATTATGAATCTAATAGTGTATAGTGGAGAAGTTAGAAGTTATTCAATGGAAGCAATTCAATATGCTAAGAAAGGAGATATAAAAAAAGCAAAAGAACTAATAGAAAAAGCTGATGAAGAAATGTCAAAAGCTCATAATGTTCAATCATCTTTAATACAAAAAGAAGCTGGTGGGGAAAAAATAGAAGTTTCATTGCTTATGGTACACGCTCAAGATCATTTGATGACAAGCATGACAGTAAAATCTCTTGCAGTTGAATTTATAGATATGTATGAAAAATTTAATGATAGATTAAAAGATTAA
- a CDS encoding BadF/BadG/BcrA/BcrD ATPase family protein → MKYVIGVDGGGTKIEATAYSKEGKPIKTSIKGFGNLLNNKEKALDNIVNSIKEIIEFLSKDELVNIYLGIAGSEVGDNSKLIKKTLKEKLNMDCVVMNDSEIALKAMLKGQDGILVIAGTGSIALGIKNNTKIKCGGWGSLLGDEGSGYKIAIEAIKRMILEEECSIKKSKISKEIMKKLSINSVDEITNFVYSSTKDEIAKLTFIVVKLSEEDDKISKEILTNEGIKLAKTTINVYKKLKLESSSIALVGGVIKNSNILREAFENHLRKNINVKEFIDEDVSPTMGAYYIEWGMEE, encoded by the coding sequence ATGAAATATGTTATAGGTGTTGATGGTGGGGGAACCAAAATTGAAGCAACAGCTTATTCAAAAGAAGGCAAACCTATTAAAACATCTATAAAAGGTTTTGGAAATTTATTAAATAATAAGGAAAAAGCTTTAGATAATATAGTAAATTCTATAAAAGAAATAATTGAGTTTTTAAGTAAAGATGAGCTTGTAAATATATATCTTGGCATAGCTGGATCCGAAGTGGGAGATAATTCAAAACTAATAAAGAAAACCTTAAAAGAAAAGCTTAATATGGATTGTGTAGTTATGAATGATAGTGAAATAGCATTAAAAGCTATGCTAAAGGGACAAGATGGCATATTAGTTATAGCAGGAACTGGATCAATAGCTTTAGGAATTAAAAATAATACAAAAATAAAATGTGGAGGATGGGGTAGTTTATTAGGTGATGAAGGTAGTGGTTATAAAATAGCCATTGAAGCTATAAAAAGAATGATATTGGAAGAGGAATGTTCAATTAAAAAATCAAAAATATCCAAAGAAATTATGAAAAAATTAAGCATTAATTCAGTTGATGAAATAACTAATTTTGTATATTCATCAACAAAGGATGAAATAGCCAAGCTAACATTTATAGTTGTCAAATTAAGTGAAGAAGATGATAAGATATCTAAAGAAATATTGACAAATGAAGGTATAAAACTAGCTAAAACCACTATAAATGTATATAAAAAATTAAAGCTTGAAAGTTCAAGTATAGCCTTGGTTGGTGGAGTTATTAAAAATTCAAATATCCTTAGAGAAGCTTTTGAAAACCACCTAAGAAAAAATATAAATGTTAAAGAATTTATAGATGAAGATGTATCTCCTACAATGGGAGCTTATTATATAGAATGGGGGATGGAAGAATGA
- a CDS encoding DUF871 domain-containing protein: MMELGISVYPNHTDINEIVNYVHLAGKYGFKKIFTCLISVADKNMEDVIKDFKTMLCAANEENMEVIADLDPIIFKNLGASIYDLKVFKNIGLDGIRLDLGFSGLEESIMSFNDYNLKVGLNMSNGTKYVDNILSYKANIDNLYGCHNFYPHMYTGLSLEHFIKCSKQFKKLGIRTAAFINSKEAKYGPWPVSEGLCTLEMHRNLPIDVQVKHLLATGLIDDVIIANSFASEEELKILSEMNKEKLIFNVEFNESATNLDKKIVLDEFHYNRGDVSEYMIRSTQSRVKYKDKGFPVVNTPDIKRGDILIDSDLYTRYSGELQIALKDMKNSGKTNVIGRIVDEEVFLLDYIEPWTSFSFRKVES, translated from the coding sequence ATGATGGAACTTGGTATATCAGTTTATCCTAACCATACTGATATAAATGAAATTGTAAATTATGTACATTTAGCTGGCAAATATGGATTTAAAAAAATTTTTACATGTTTGATTTCAGTAGCTGATAAAAATATGGAAGATGTAATAAAGGATTTTAAAACTATGTTATGTGCAGCAAATGAAGAGAATATGGAGGTGATTGCAGACTTAGATCCAATAATATTTAAAAATTTAGGTGCATCTATATATGACTTAAAAGTATTTAAAAATATTGGGTTAGATGGAATAAGACTAGATTTAGGATTTAGTGGATTAGAAGAATCAATAATGAGTTTCAATGATTATAACTTAAAAGTAGGATTGAATATGAGCAATGGAACAAAGTATGTAGATAATATTTTGTCCTATAAAGCTAATATTGATAATTTGTATGGATGTCATAATTTTTATCCTCATATGTATACAGGACTTTCACTTGAACATTTTATTAAGTGCTCAAAACAATTTAAAAAGTTAGGAATAAGAACAGCAGCATTTATAAATTCTAAAGAAGCAAAATATGGACCATGGCCTGTATCAGAAGGTTTATGCACATTAGAAATGCATAGGAATTTACCTATAGATGTACAAGTAAAACATTTATTAGCAACAGGACTTATTGATGATGTAATCATAGCAAATTCTTTTGCATCAGAGGAAGAATTAAAAATATTAAGTGAAATGAATAAAGAAAAATTAATATTTAATGTGGAATTTAATGAAAGTGCAACAAATTTAGATAAGAAGATAGTTCTTGATGAATTTCATTATAATAGAGGTGATGTATCAGAATATATGATTAGATCTACACAAAGTAGAGTAAAATACAAAGATAAGGGTTTCCCAGTAGTTAATACTCCAGATATCAAAAGAGGAGATATTTTAATAGATTCAGATTTATATACAAGATATTCAGGTGAACTTCAAATTGCTTTAAAAGATATGAAAAATAGTGGGAAAACTAATGTAATTGGAAGGATAGTTGATGAAGAAGTATTTTTATTAGATTATATAGAACCTTGGACAAGCTTTAGCTTTAGAAAAGTAGAGAGCTAA
- a CDS encoding PTS sugar transporter subunit IIC: protein MKKFFDWMEEHFVPIAAKIGAQRHLVAIRDGFATITPLVMAGAFAVLFNNLGFKWYQNFMDWLLPVGWKAWGVAIWNGSFGIMSLLIVFTISYHLANGYGKDGLSAGIVSVSAALILYATNAEGALPFDFLGAQGLFVSIIVALIATELFVKLIGNPKLVIKMPNGVPPAVSKSFAALLPSVIILAITAGIKELFIVINIPDVHKALFETLQQPLQGVAGSLGGVLLIIFVSQLLWFFGLHGSNILLPIINGLLLPLLIENTNMLNAGLEPKNILNSQFLDSYVNMGGSGATIALILAIYILGKKSGSQQKMIANLSLAPGCFNINEPIIFGMPIILNPMYFIPFILAPIVSALTAYGLTLIHFVPKVSIMATWTTPPILGAFLSTNSIRGAVTAIICLAVSVVIYLPFVYVAGRQELKND from the coding sequence ATGAAAAAATTTTTTGATTGGATGGAAGAGCACTTTGTACCGATTGCAGCTAAAATAGGTGCCCAAAGACATTTAGTAGCTATAAGAGATGGATTCGCTACAATAACACCATTAGTTATGGCTGGAGCATTTGCAGTATTGTTTAATAATTTAGGCTTTAAATGGTATCAAAACTTTATGGATTGGCTATTACCAGTAGGTTGGAAAGCTTGGGGAGTAGCTATTTGGAATGGTTCATTTGGAATAATGTCGCTTTTAATAGTATTTACTATATCATATCATTTAGCTAATGGTTATGGTAAAGATGGACTATCCGCTGGAATAGTATCAGTTTCAGCGGCACTGATTTTATATGCTACTAATGCTGAAGGAGCATTACCATTTGATTTTTTAGGTGCACAAGGATTATTCGTATCTATAATAGTAGCATTAATAGCTACAGAACTTTTTGTTAAATTAATAGGAAATCCTAAATTGGTAATAAAGATGCCTAATGGTGTTCCACCAGCAGTTTCTAAATCTTTTGCAGCTTTGTTACCATCAGTTATAATATTAGCAATTACAGCAGGAATTAAGGAATTATTTATAGTTATTAATATACCAGATGTTCATAAAGCATTATTTGAAACTTTACAACAACCATTACAGGGTGTTGCAGGAAGTCTAGGTGGAGTATTGCTTATAATTTTTGTATCTCAATTATTATGGTTCTTTGGATTACATGGTTCTAATATACTTTTACCAATAATAAATGGGTTATTACTTCCTTTGCTTATAGAAAATACTAATATGTTAAATGCTGGTTTAGAACCAAAGAATATTTTAAATAGTCAATTCTTAGATTCATATGTAAATATGGGAGGTTCAGGAGCTACAATAGCATTAATTTTAGCAATATATATTTTAGGAAAGAAATCTGGTTCTCAACAAAAAATGATAGCAAATTTAAGTTTAGCACCAGGATGTTTTAATATTAATGAGCCAATAATTTTTGGTATGCCAATAATATTAAATCCAATGTATTTTATTCCATTTATATTAGCACCAATAGTATCAGCTTTAACAGCTTATGGCTTAACATTAATACACTTTGTACCAAAAGTTTCAATTATGGCAACATGGACAACACCACCAATTCTAGGTGCATTTTTATCAACCAATTCAATTAGGGGTGCAGTAACAGCTATTATTTGTTTAGCAGTTAGCGTAGTAATATATCTTCCATTTGTATATGTAGCTGGAAGACAAGAATTAAAAAATGATTAA